A window of Punica granatum isolate Tunisia-2019 chromosome 8, ASM765513v2, whole genome shotgun sequence genomic DNA:
GATTTGCAAAATTCTCCCAATCCGAGAGGAATTTCGCGATTTCTTTCACTGGGTTCTGTTGTGTCCCTGCCGAATTCGATTTCCCCCCCTTTAATAGAAATTTTTGGTTGAGATTTCGACCAATTTggggaggaaatcgcggaaATCCGCGATTTCCTGTTCTGGGAGGCCAGCCAgatcacgggcagccggttgCCGCTGCCCGGAACAGtatttttgatttttgattttttttttcaaattagggccggcgggtcacgggcagccggtcaacgctgcccggccttgcCCAGCCCTGCCCgcgattttttcttttctttccttctttcttttttttctttcctctttcttatttatttatttatttttattattattaattaattaatttttttttaaaaaaaggtgataaatagaaaaatgacaattttgcccccctggagccgattgaccgaaattgggtgctgacaaaaCCTTTTCTctactaataaaaaaattacgtaCTTCTTTCCCTGTCCTTCTGAGAGCATCATGACTTTGGATCCATGCAGTCATAATTCTGCTTCCATGACTTTGaactttaaaatttcaaaaaaatcaaaatctttggttttatttgatgaaagaaaaataatcactgagttttcaaaattttataatttaagtATTTGCTTGTATTAGGTAACAGAGTTTCATGaatatgaataattttagataaaatggtCTAATCAAttttatgaaagaaaaatacttAATTATGTTTTAATAAGATTAGCTATACAATACTTCTAAAAGTTTATGAATATTTACTAACTAATGAAATGGGAatccttttttatatataattctttgAATATTGTTTGTATTATATAGGATAATTAATCTGAAGAATAATTATCAgaaaactttattaatttttatatagcAATTAACCTGTGAATTAGTTTGTAATCACTATTCTACCCCTAATTATTCGATGTagtctatattatatatagaatatagaTAAGCAAACTGAGAAGTTGTGTTTGGTTATCCTTCTTCATCACCATATAGTATCATAAGCATTAAGAAAATCAGAAGACTATAAACAAGTGTTTTATAAGTTGGTAATTCTAATTCTCCTAATTTATGAAGTTTTATTAGTTCTTCCTCATTACTGCATTATTGTAAAATAGCATTATTTAAGGCTTTCTTGCCCTAATATATCTAACATATCATATGATATGattggaagagttttattCCTCAGTGGACCAATCCAGATTGAATGATTAGTCGAGATCCATAAGACTTCTAGTTGCAAGGGTGCACGCTACTGAAAATATAACATATCGTATTGTACGGTTAATGGACATTCACGAGTTTCTTATTGCCCAACAATACACGTTACTTTCTCTCTTCGAACGGACACTCACATCAATTTGTTCTTACTACATATGAACTATAACGTTTATGGAGATACAATTctattataaatatagatgCACCTTTTCTTTCATAGGTGAAATGGCGGGCAACAATGGTGGCAATCTTATTGCTCCCGCTGCGCAAAATTCATACTCTCGTGTTCAATAGTGAATATATAAGATGAACTAAACAACCAGCGCAAACACACCGACCATTCAACTTTGTTTGGCTACACAGATTACTATATTTGGCTATAGTAGATTACAGATAATCTAGATGCTCAAGGTATTCAACTTTCCCATTCAACTGGTAATATACTTTCCCAGCATGGGGATTATCTAGATTACCAGCAAGATTACTTGCTATGTAAACATTGCCAGTCCATACCATAGATGATAATGAACATTATCGGTAATTTTAAAAGTGAGAATCTATCTCAACGAGAATCTAAATTACTAGTAATCTTAAATGGTAATGCCACCTTATCAGGGTTTTTTTATTTAcgaattttatgttttatagGCTGGTTTTATGAAGtgtttcttttacttttttaccATTTTTAGGGTTATGTATATCATCTTGACgattttggaaaatatgtaactttccttttttgcaaagttatatttgtatttattgacCATATTTTTAGGTCCATGCCATGTACGGGCTTTTAGGTAGTGTGTTttgttaataataatttttaacgTAAACTTACTTTTTATGACGTTTaacattttaataaaaattgggtgggaaataaatataatttttttaaaattttcaaccaTATTTAATGGGGCGggagataaatatttttttctttttaactttttaatagaaattaacttaaatttaaacttaaatttattttgatatttactATTATAACCCTATTTAGCGGGGCGGAgacaattttattaaatgttCTAACCTTACTTAATAGGGTGGGAGTAGGGGAAGAGACAACTTCATTTACTATTATAACCCTATATAATAGAATAAGAGACAAATATAAACTTTGCCTTTtccttttaactttttaatagaaattaactttaattttatcatGATATTTACTATTTCAACTTTATTtactttacatatatataaatatatatttatatatacagatAAGGAGAATTTAATTAAGTTGCCGTTAGTGAAAGGATCGATATTTACTATTCTAACTTTAtttactatatgtatatatacatacatataaggagaatttaattaagttgtCGTTAGTGAAAGGATTGATTGAATATTTTAGGGCATGCCATGGTCTCCAATGTTTACTCTCACTCAATAGATTGAGCATATCCTCCTATTTCTTCATGGCTAATCTCTCAAAAGCTTACGAGAGTGCCCCTCAGCAGACTCACCGTATCATCCCTCTTGACTTTCAATCGGTCAAGCATGTCCCGGAATCGCATTCATGGTCAAACTCTGATGATAGCCTTCCAGTCCGAAGCCAACTGGTGGAAAATATCGAGCAAATATCGCTGCCCGTCATTGATCTCGGGGACCTGGATGCTTCAAAGATGATGGGTCAAGCATGTGAGTCCTGGGGCATGTTCCAAGTCATAAACCATGGCATTCCTTCGACTCTGTTTAGGGACGTCGAATCAGAGGCCAGGGCATTCTTCTCTCTCGCAGCTGAAGAGAAGATGAAGGCTCTCCGGTCTCCTGGTGGACTCACTGGTTATGGAGTTGCCCAAATAGCGAAGTACTACAATAAGCTCATGTGGCACGAAGGGCTCACTATTGTGGGATCTCCCATGGACCATGTTAGGGAGATTTGGCCTGACCAGTATCATAGGTTCTGGTAATTCTTCCTAATTTCCTGATTCAAGAATTCGCGAAGTTTAGGGCACGTAACCGAACTTCATATTTACGTGCCTAGAAGGATTGATCGGTCACGTTCAGCATATTCAGAAGGACGTCTGGTTTTAATTGATACAACCTATCCAGAATAGACTATGCagaaaaaccaaacaaatGTGGTCGTGTCATGTGAAATCATTGGTGCTTGGTAATCAAGAAGCTTTATGTTTAAATTGATTCGGCAGGAATAAGCATCCCTGTAGTGAATGTGCACTTCGTCTGGAGGGACAACTGGCCACGTATTTCGCAGTTATTCACTAAACAGTGCTTCCAATAGACTCGATCTCTAGCAAATGTAAAATATACCATTGAACGACTTTCCtacttttgattttaaattgcTTGCGCTGCTGATCTGCAATTTTCTCTGTTTGTGTAGTGAAGTAATGGAAGCGTATCAGAAGGCGATGAAGGAGCTTTCGGAGAGGCTCCTCGACCTAATCCTGAAATCCCTTGGCATGCCCGAGGAACACATTGAGTGGCTGTCATCCGTGGCTTGCAAGGGTAGGCAGGCCCCGAGCACTCTCCTGCAGCTCAATTCCTACCCACCCTGCCCAGACCCGACACAAGCGACGGGCCTGGCTCCACACACGGACTCGTTCCTCATCACAATCCTCCACCAGGTCGGCAACATAAACGGGCTCCAAGTCCACAGGGAGGGCACTGGATGGGCCCTGATCGTGCCCCTTGAAGGGGCACTGGTGGTCAATGTGGGTGACATGCTCCACATCATGTCAAATGGTCTATTCTCCAGCGTGCTCCACCGAGCTGTCGTGGACAATACCAGGCACAGGCTGTCTTTCGCCTACTTCTACGGACCACCAGCAGTTTCCTCCATCTCCCCAATCCCCAGGGGCTGCCAGAGCCAGTTCCGGTCTATGACTGTGAGGGAGTACCTTGAGATGAAGGGAAAGGATTTTGAGGGCGCCCTTTCTAAAATCAGGGTGGTATGAAAAAAAACCTTTTTTCGATTAAAAACAAGACTCTTGGGCTATAGGGAAAGAGAAATACTTTGGTAGATGATATACTATACTGATTATCTATATTATTGTAA
This region includes:
- the LOC116189220 gene encoding gibberellin 3-beta-dioxygenase 1-like, with the protein product MANLSKAYESAPQQTHRIIPLDFQSVKHVPESHSWSNSDDSLPVRSQLVENIEQISLPVIDLGDLDASKMMGQACESWGMFQVINHGIPSTLFRDVESEARAFFSLAAEEKMKALRSPGGLTGYGVAQIAKYYNKLMWHEGLTIVGSPMDHVREIWPDQYHRFCEVMEAYQKAMKELSERLLDLILKSLGMPEEHIEWLSSVACKGRQAPSTLLQLNSYPPCPDPTQATGLAPHTDSFLITILHQVGNINGLQVHREGTGWALIVPLEGALVVNVGDMLHIMSNGLFSSVLHRAVVDNTRHRLSFAYFYGPPAVSSISPIPRGCQSQFRSMTVREYLEMKGKDFEGALSKIRVV